In Solea senegalensis isolate Sse05_10M linkage group LG18, IFAPA_SoseM_1, whole genome shotgun sequence, a single window of DNA contains:
- the cript gene encoding cysteine-rich PDZ-binding protein produces MVCEKCEKKLGKVITPDTWKDGARNTTEGGGRKLNENKLLTSKKARFDPYSKSGFSICRICKSSVHQPGSHYCQGCAYKKGICAMCGKKVLDTKNYKQTSV; encoded by the exons ATGGTTTGTGAAAAAT GCGAGAAGAAGCTTGGTAAGGTCATCACACCTGACACTTGGAAGGACGGGGCTCGTAATACAACAG AGGGTGGCGGGCGTaagttaaatgaaaacaagctcCTGACTTCAAAAAAGGCGAG GTTTGATCCTTACAGTAAGTCGGGCTTTTCAATCTGCAGGATCTGCAAGAGCTCAGTTCATCAGCCTGGATCACACTACTGCCAGGGCTGTGCATACAAGAAAG GAATCTGTGCAATGTGTGGAAAGAAAGTGTTGGACACCAAGAACTACAAGCAGACATCCGTGTGA